The following proteins are encoded in a genomic region of Blastopirellula marina:
- a CDS encoding sulfatase-like hydrolase/transferase — protein MSTQVTTEGIGKTPNRRLSFWVSVLSAMFSMIGLQSVDAQDQSSLRPNVLFIAMDDLNDWIGCMGGHPQAKTPNLDRLAKSGILFTNAHCAAPACNPSRTAIFTGMAPNVSGVYTNSQQLREVLPDAELLPKTFSRHGYHSSGSGKMLHYIIDARSWDDYFPAPSTEMPIPETLYPEQRPVSLPRGGPWQYIETDWGGLDATDEEFGGDYAVSEWVSGELAKKHDKPFFLACGIYRPHEPWFVPEKYFKPFPLDSIELPPGYKEDDLDDLPPEGKRQGPNRYFAHIQKHGEWKHAIQSYLASIYFADAMLGRVLDALDQSEYADNTIVVLWSDHGWHLGEKQHWQKYTAWRRCTRVPLIIRVPEAAPGLPQGTKPGVCDQPVNLVSLFPTLLDLCGLPATQVHDGPSLSPLLDNPQAEWPHVSISCLHHAGDYGLSAKSWRYIHYANGDEELYDIESDPFEWNNLAADPKYAKKLAELKGKGPSEFAPLRPPSIASLNSLKWTKIKEAGPPPSKPDGSPFPVFFINRTENMVKLYWIDREGQSKFYRDMAPGETARQQTRPGAVWQISSTTEKPLGYFRVDDRSAKAIVPAE, from the coding sequence ATGAGTACGCAAGTCACCACTGAGGGAATTGGGAAGACGCCGAATCGGCGTCTTTCTTTTTGGGTGAGTGTCCTGAGTGCGATGTTTTCGATGATTGGCCTCCAATCGGTCGATGCGCAGGATCAATCGTCGCTGCGCCCAAACGTGTTGTTCATCGCAATGGACGATCTAAACGACTGGATCGGTTGCATGGGGGGTCATCCGCAGGCGAAAACTCCGAATCTCGATCGGCTGGCCAAGTCAGGCATTCTTTTCACGAACGCTCACTGCGCAGCCCCGGCCTGTAATCCTTCGCGAACCGCAATCTTCACCGGCATGGCCCCCAACGTCTCTGGGGTCTATACCAATTCACAGCAATTGCGTGAGGTCTTGCCAGATGCGGAACTGCTTCCCAAGACCTTCTCACGGCATGGTTATCATTCGTCTGGCTCCGGCAAGATGCTGCATTACATCATCGATGCCCGCTCGTGGGATGATTACTTTCCCGCACCCTCGACGGAGATGCCTATTCCAGAAACGTTATATCCCGAGCAGCGACCCGTGAGTTTGCCGCGGGGTGGCCCATGGCAATACATCGAAACCGATTGGGGTGGACTTGACGCGACCGATGAAGAGTTTGGTGGTGATTATGCGGTCAGTGAGTGGGTTTCCGGTGAGTTAGCCAAAAAGCATGACAAGCCATTCTTTCTGGCGTGTGGCATCTATCGACCGCACGAACCGTGGTTTGTTCCCGAAAAGTATTTCAAACCGTTCCCTCTCGATTCGATCGAACTTCCACCAGGTTACAAAGAAGATGATCTGGACGATCTACCACCGGAAGGCAAGCGGCAAGGGCCCAATCGCTACTTCGCTCACATCCAGAAACATGGTGAGTGGAAGCACGCGATTCAGTCGTATCTCGCCTCAATCTACTTTGCCGATGCGATGTTGGGACGCGTGCTCGACGCGCTCGATCAAAGTGAATACGCCGACAATACCATCGTCGTGTTATGGTCGGATCATGGCTGGCATCTGGGAGAAAAACAACATTGGCAGAAGTATACGGCCTGGCGACGATGCACCCGTGTGCCGTTAATTATTCGAGTACCCGAAGCTGCTCCTGGTTTGCCTCAGGGGACCAAGCCGGGAGTGTGCGATCAGCCAGTAAATTTGGTCAGCTTGTTTCCAACATTGCTCGATCTATGTGGGCTGCCGGCCACCCAAGTTCATGATGGACCAAGCCTTTCTCCGCTGCTAGATAATCCGCAAGCGGAGTGGCCACACGTTTCGATCAGTTGTCTCCACCACGCCGGTGACTACGGACTAAGCGCGAAGTCATGGCGTTATATTCATTACGCTAACGGAGACGAAGAGCTTTACGACATCGAGAGCGATCCGTTCGAGTGGAACAATTTAGCAGCCGATCCTAAGTATGCCAAGAAGCTGGCTGAGTTGAAGGGAAAGGGGCCGAGCGAGTTCGCACCACTACGTCCACCGAGCATTGCATCGCTCAATTCGTTGAAATGGACTAAGATCAAAGAAGCTGGGCCGCCACCTTCAAAACCAGATGGTTCGCCGTTCCCCGTTTTCTTCATTAATCGGACGGAAAACATGGTGAAACTTTATTGGATCGACCGCGAAGGCCAATCCAAGTTTTATCGCGACATGGCTCCTGGCGAAACGGCTCGACAGCAAACTCGCCCCGGTGCGGTGTGGCAGATTTCGTCGACAACGGAAAAGCCGCTTGGATACTTTCGGGTTGATGATCGCTCGGCGAAAGCGATCGTTCCCGCTGAGTAG
- a CDS encoding sulfatase-like hydrolase/transferase yields the protein MDILKLNAICLLVIASVASVPVIALGDAPEDRLNVLLICVDDLRPELGCYGMPYVHSPNIDRLAASGVAFDRCHVQVAVCNPSRASTWTGIRPDRLGTWTLTIHFRESMPDAVTLPQYLRRFGYTCEGYGKIFHNPWQDPRSWDKPHQWGNAGFGNYTPEQRAFTKQVMETLPESDWRYNNLRGPITNAPDIADDQHADGAMTLLAIDRLKDLAQKDQPFFLAVGYVLPHLPWTPPKKYWDKYDRNTLPLAENPNPPEGAPEYSIGNNGELSHYADMIDMPTPYSGSLPESESRRLRHAYFAAISYVDAQIGRLLDSIEQNELAGNTAIVLWSDHGYKLGEHNGWGKMTNFTIDTHIPMIIRSPRAKANGQRCDQLIESLDLYPTICDVAGVPVPDFIDGKNAAHLLDDPSAVHKDAVFSQYIRGQLMGNSILTDKWRYVEWRSMADGSIEAQELYDQYADAAENKNVVDQYPNVITRLQERLKSVLAPHPIKLVPQVHSRRGGAPINITWVNEHPGVVRVTWIRPNGRRHVTFDVPPGSKRANSTFIGHVFSVESLDGKYDEIVTINKGDNQLHIGLAEQ from the coding sequence GTGGACATTCTAAAACTTAACGCGATATGCCTCTTAGTAATTGCCTCGGTGGCCAGCGTCCCTGTTATTGCTCTCGGTGACGCACCTGAGGATCGCTTGAACGTTCTGTTGATTTGTGTCGACGACCTTCGGCCTGAGCTGGGGTGTTATGGGATGCCGTATGTGCATAGCCCGAACATCGATCGTCTGGCTGCAAGTGGCGTCGCGTTTGATCGATGTCACGTACAAGTGGCTGTCTGTAATCCTTCGCGGGCGAGTACCTGGACAGGGATTCGGCCTGATCGACTCGGGACGTGGACCTTGACTATACACTTTCGTGAGTCGATGCCTGACGCAGTCACACTGCCTCAGTATCTCCGCCGGTTTGGTTATACATGCGAAGGGTACGGCAAGATCTTTCACAATCCGTGGCAAGATCCTCGTTCGTGGGATAAGCCACATCAGTGGGGTAACGCTGGTTTCGGAAATTACACGCCAGAGCAGAGGGCCTTCACCAAACAGGTAATGGAGACGCTGCCGGAATCAGATTGGCGATACAACAATCTTCGAGGTCCGATCACTAATGCACCAGATATCGCCGACGATCAGCATGCGGATGGTGCGATGACTCTGCTGGCGATTGACCGATTGAAAGATCTCGCCCAGAAAGATCAGCCATTCTTCTTGGCGGTCGGATACGTTCTTCCTCACTTACCTTGGACGCCTCCGAAGAAATACTGGGATAAGTACGACCGCAACACGCTGCCACTTGCCGAGAATCCAAATCCGCCAGAAGGTGCGCCGGAGTACTCCATCGGCAATAACGGCGAGCTGTCTCATTACGCTGATATGATTGATATGCCGACACCCTATTCTGGTAGCTTGCCGGAATCCGAATCGCGGCGCCTGCGACATGCTTATTTCGCTGCCATCTCCTATGTTGACGCCCAGATTGGCAGACTCCTTGATTCAATCGAGCAAAATGAGCTCGCTGGAAATACCGCGATCGTCCTATGGAGTGACCATGGCTACAAACTTGGCGAACACAATGGCTGGGGGAAGATGACAAACTTCACCATCGATACGCACATCCCCATGATCATTCGTAGTCCTCGAGCGAAGGCAAACGGCCAACGCTGTGATCAGCTAATTGAATCCCTCGATTTGTATCCGACGATCTGCGATGTCGCGGGTGTTCCTGTTCCCGACTTCATCGATGGCAAGAATGCGGCCCATTTGCTGGATGACCCTTCCGCGGTACACAAAGACGCTGTGTTTAGCCAATACATTCGAGGTCAATTGATGGGTAATTCCATCCTTACCGACAAGTGGCGTTACGTTGAGTGGAGATCGATGGCCGATGGCTCGATCGAAGCCCAAGAGCTTTACGATCAATATGCAGATGCCGCAGAGAACAAAAACGTTGTTGACCAATATCCGAATGTGATCACTCGTTTACAGGAACGGCTAAAGAGCGTACTCGCCCCTCATCCGATCAAGCTGGTTCCTCAGGTTCATTCACGCCGCGGGGGAGCGCCTATCAATATTACCTGGGTGAATGAACATCCAGGCGTCGTGCGAGTGACGTGGATCCGTCCTAATGGGCGACGTCATGTGACGTTTGACGTGCCACCAGGTAGCAAGCGTGCTAACTCGACTTTCATCGGGCACGTATTTTCCGTCGAGAGTCTCGACGGAAAATACGATGAGATTGTCACGATTAATAAAGGTGACAACCAACTGCATATCGGGCTGGCCGAGCAGTAA
- the ppc gene encoding phosphoenolpyruvate carboxylase — translation MYHEEHVPGLNLLVELLDQVVREQVGDSLAETMSRIRRMALERRAGIPDAEPRLLDEIGRIPKDHLRSVIRWLSLYFDLANLAEDYHRVRILDQRAEVAESEGLPRRESIADAIGQLSADGCSAAEMQEWLDRLAITPVFTAHPSEAKRRTTRELLRRLRDHLPYLEVSPHEEDYESALSDLTLLWQTDSLRPQRPGVMGEVERGLFFAEALWDVAPQIYREMRMALARYYPHHQFELKPFLTFGSWIGGDRDGHPFVTAKVTETTLLLLRKTALERHLNYCRELKKTLVTSDRQAAVTDEIRSRVNEAAESWEELHARLEEVSPNEVYRRYLKMIEFRLEASLGQVFVEGDEHVAYRRPDQLMEDVELLRESMLEHQGRRVVERYLDPWKDRVQTFGFHFFSLDVRQDSDVHRNALRELLFPEVDPDTPIAEKDWVEKLSDLKHTPTLDESKLSDMTKEVLATFSVLADTMAERGSRPFGGYVISMTHQATDVMAVLWLWNFVWNQLHPGKPRPHLPIAPLFETIDDLERAPVIFEAMLANPVYRDYLSQQPRLEQMIMVGYSDSTKDGGYLTASWNLHSAQERLAEVAEKHHIEMTIFHGRGGSLGRGGGPAARGIQSLPPQAVDGKLRLTEQGEVLAERYDNAVIAHRHIEQLTCATLLVSAAKTSSEMGSWKEMTEAMSDAALAKYRELVSHEDFLRYFDKATPISEIEGLPIGSRPARRRERKSLKDLRAIPWTFAWTQSRQLLPAWYGMGTGIRTLVDEQGGDWESLQEMYQEWPVFQATIDNAELALAKADMEIARDYAELAGTAAESIWKLIDEEYRLTCAAICLIRQQHELLEKIAWLNRSIRSRNPYVDPLNLIQIQLIKQSRENGSAGDENDPESLAQMVRLTIQGIAAGLRSTG, via the coding sequence ATGTATCACGAAGAGCACGTGCCGGGACTGAATCTGCTGGTCGAACTGCTTGATCAGGTTGTGCGCGAACAAGTGGGCGATTCGCTCGCCGAGACGATGAGTCGCATCCGTCGCATGGCCCTTGAACGTAGAGCCGGTATTCCTGATGCCGAACCACGCCTGCTAGACGAGATCGGTCGTATTCCGAAAGATCATCTGCGCAGTGTGATTCGTTGGCTGAGTCTCTACTTCGATCTCGCCAACCTGGCGGAAGATTATCATCGTGTCCGTATCCTGGATCAGCGCGCTGAAGTCGCCGAATCGGAAGGACTTCCCCGTCGCGAATCGATCGCCGATGCCATCGGCCAACTCTCTGCCGATGGCTGCTCAGCTGCCGAGATGCAGGAATGGCTCGACCGATTAGCGATCACGCCTGTCTTCACAGCGCATCCTTCGGAAGCCAAGCGTCGTACCACAAGGGAACTCCTTCGACGACTGCGCGATCACCTGCCCTACCTGGAAGTAAGTCCGCACGAAGAAGACTACGAGTCCGCCCTGAGCGATTTGACTTTGCTCTGGCAGACCGACTCGCTTCGTCCGCAGCGTCCTGGGGTGATGGGAGAAGTCGAACGCGGCCTCTTCTTCGCCGAAGCATTATGGGATGTCGCACCGCAGATCTACCGCGAGATGCGGATGGCCTTGGCCCGCTACTACCCGCATCATCAGTTCGAGCTCAAACCATTCCTGACATTTGGCAGCTGGATTGGTGGCGACCGGGATGGACACCCGTTCGTCACAGCCAAAGTCACCGAGACCACCCTCTTACTCCTCCGCAAGACGGCACTCGAACGTCATTTGAACTACTGCCGCGAGCTGAAAAAGACGCTCGTAACTTCCGATCGTCAGGCAGCCGTGACTGATGAAATCCGTAGCCGCGTGAACGAAGCGGCGGAATCCTGGGAAGAACTGCACGCCCGCTTGGAAGAAGTCTCGCCAAACGAGGTGTACCGACGTTATCTCAAGATGATCGAGTTCCGGCTCGAGGCGTCCTTAGGTCAGGTGTTCGTCGAAGGTGACGAGCATGTCGCTTATCGGCGTCCTGATCAACTGATGGAGGACGTTGAGCTGCTTCGCGAAAGCATGCTCGAACATCAGGGCCGCCGCGTCGTCGAACGTTATTTGGATCCTTGGAAAGACCGAGTCCAAACCTTCGGTTTCCATTTCTTCTCGCTTGATGTTCGTCAAGACTCGGATGTCCATCGCAACGCTTTGCGTGAGCTTTTGTTCCCGGAAGTCGACCCAGACACGCCGATTGCCGAAAAGGATTGGGTCGAGAAGCTGTCCGATCTGAAGCACACACCAACGTTGGACGAATCTAAGCTGAGCGACATGACCAAAGAGGTTTTGGCTACCTTCTCCGTGCTCGCCGATACGATGGCCGAACGTGGCTCGCGTCCCTTTGGTGGTTACGTAATCAGCATGACCCATCAGGCGACTGACGTGATGGCCGTGCTGTGGTTGTGGAACTTTGTCTGGAATCAGCTTCACCCTGGCAAACCGCGTCCGCACCTCCCGATCGCTCCGCTGTTTGAAACGATCGACGACCTGGAGCGGGCCCCGGTCATTTTCGAGGCCATGCTGGCCAATCCGGTCTATCGGGATTACTTGAGCCAACAGCCACGCCTGGAACAGATGATCATGGTCGGATATTCCGACAGTACGAAGGACGGTGGCTACCTGACTGCTTCGTGGAATCTACACTCGGCCCAGGAACGTCTGGCCGAGGTTGCCGAGAAGCATCACATTGAAATGACCATCTTCCACGGCCGCGGTGGAAGCCTGGGCCGTGGTGGCGGACCTGCTGCTCGCGGCATTCAATCCCTGCCACCGCAAGCGGTGGATGGAAAGCTACGACTGACCGAGCAAGGGGAAGTCCTGGCCGAACGCTACGATAACGCCGTGATTGCTCACCGCCACATCGAGCAGCTTACCTGTGCGACACTTCTAGTGAGCGCTGCGAAAACGTCTTCCGAGATGGGCTCGTGGAAGGAAATGACCGAGGCCATGTCGGACGCCGCCTTGGCCAAATACCGTGAACTGGTCTCGCATGAAGACTTTCTCCGTTACTTCGACAAAGCAACGCCGATTAGTGAAATCGAAGGCCTGCCCATCGGTTCGCGTCCGGCTCGTCGCCGTGAACGAAAGTCTCTGAAAGACCTTCGCGCGATCCCTTGGACGTTTGCCTGGACACAGTCACGTCAGCTTTTGCCAGCCTGGTACGGAATGGGAACCGGTATCCGAACCCTAGTCGACGAGCAAGGTGGCGACTGGGAATCGCTTCAAGAGATGTACCAGGAGTGGCCTGTGTTTCAAGCGACGATCGACAATGCAGAGCTTGCCTTGGCTAAGGCGGACATGGAGATCGCTCGCGACTATGCTGAACTTGCCGGGACTGCTGCCGAAAGCATCTGGAAGCTGATCGACGAAGAGTATCGCTTGACCTGTGCGGCGATTTGTTTGATCCGCCAACAGCACGAGCTTCTCGAAAAGATTGCCTGGCTCAACCGCAGCATTCGTAGCCGTAATCCTTACGTCGACCCGCTCAATTTGATCCAGATCCAGCTCATCAAACAGAGCCGCGAGAACGGAAGTGCCGGCGACGAAAATGACCCAGAAAGCTTGGCCCAAATGGTTCGCTTGACCATCCAGGGCATCGCGGCTGGTTTGCGTTCGACGGGTTAG
- a CDS encoding GxGYxYP domain-containing protein, translating to MKSNSNNRRSFLTNMLAAGGLSLFNSSLDSASGNEFPVEELPRWWPTQRKPKGIIRLTTKEGHSPALAMLAQSLSGLAAQAVNQDRGEELVWIDTPHEAYRRWYRATLQKTGIEQRGELDAWQLLARLRDQGIVHGFVRYRLDHSTGSANKVRDGIDLSVNVATSLCGVLGAVLIEDSLIDQAQELGLHELVDAREMSLSECFESHKDKFNRHLILAQDPRKPHMRELAIAHRAITLFGQENPVLSILAWLDPLSTVLGWNGGEEWMQVKQFSEYGHVLTVSDWAMGLPFLSIVNPENKLPQINGLDPRAIDWSWEGPCAALVMSDGDNVQWTIGDFTASRHEYWDAPTSGEFPFSWTAPIVPLTQTAPVAADHLARTKPDQTSLVEFGGGYIFPDVFGTKRNENDLLEKYAARLGTWMEATDTRVLCLLLLDLDSPAAKHAYATFARNIPGLVGIIAMQYAPYEGGHGKVFWEDDGLGGQVPIMTCRYAIWEHANRPNAGTPSEIASQISQELPAEQSPEDRLAWTVVHAWSWFRESDDPTFEEVPQQQASRQGARRGHAVANWCQQRLGANVRAVTIEELLWRLRMAHNPDATKRHIE from the coding sequence TTGAAAAGCAATTCCAACAACCGGCGATCGTTTCTAACCAATATGTTGGCCGCTGGCGGTCTTTCGCTGTTCAATTCTTCACTCGATAGCGCAAGCGGCAACGAATTCCCTGTGGAGGAACTTCCACGTTGGTGGCCGACCCAACGAAAGCCCAAGGGCATTATTCGCCTGACAACCAAGGAAGGTCATTCCCCTGCCCTGGCGATGCTCGCGCAGTCACTCTCCGGTCTGGCAGCACAGGCGGTCAACCAAGATCGTGGCGAAGAGCTTGTTTGGATCGATACGCCGCACGAAGCATATCGCCGCTGGTACCGTGCAACGCTGCAGAAAACCGGCATCGAGCAACGTGGTGAACTGGACGCGTGGCAACTACTTGCACGATTACGAGATCAAGGAATCGTCCATGGATTCGTGCGGTATCGCCTTGATCATTCAACAGGCTCTGCAAACAAAGTCCGTGACGGCATCGATCTTTCCGTCAACGTCGCCACCAGCCTATGCGGCGTATTGGGTGCTGTTCTGATCGAGGACAGCCTCATCGACCAAGCTCAAGAATTGGGGCTCCACGAATTGGTTGATGCTCGCGAGATGTCCTTGTCTGAATGCTTCGAAAGTCACAAGGACAAGTTCAACCGGCATCTCATTCTGGCACAAGATCCGCGCAAACCACACATGCGAGAACTAGCGATCGCCCACCGTGCAATCACGCTGTTTGGACAAGAAAACCCAGTGCTCAGCATCCTTGCCTGGCTAGACCCATTAAGCACCGTACTGGGGTGGAACGGCGGTGAGGAATGGATGCAAGTCAAGCAGTTTTCAGAATACGGCCACGTGCTGACCGTCTCGGATTGGGCCATGGGACTTCCGTTCCTCTCGATCGTAAACCCCGAAAACAAGCTTCCCCAAATCAATGGGCTCGATCCAAGGGCAATCGATTGGTCGTGGGAGGGCCCATGCGCGGCCCTCGTCATGAGCGACGGCGACAATGTGCAGTGGACAATAGGCGACTTCACAGCCAGTCGTCATGAGTATTGGGACGCCCCAACGAGTGGCGAATTCCCCTTCTCCTGGACCGCCCCGATCGTTCCGCTGACGCAAACGGCTCCGGTCGCTGCCGATCACCTCGCCAGGACCAAGCCAGATCAGACATCGCTGGTCGAGTTCGGTGGAGGATACATCTTCCCCGACGTTTTCGGCACCAAGCGAAACGAGAATGATTTACTTGAGAAGTATGCAGCACGTTTAGGTACATGGATGGAAGCCACCGATACGCGTGTTCTCTGTTTGCTTCTTCTCGATCTCGATAGTCCCGCAGCTAAGCATGCTTATGCCACGTTTGCCCGCAACATTCCCGGCCTGGTCGGCATAATCGCCATGCAGTATGCGCCGTACGAGGGAGGCCACGGCAAGGTATTCTGGGAAGACGATGGCCTCGGTGGGCAAGTGCCGATCATGACGTGCCGCTATGCGATTTGGGAACACGCCAATCGTCCCAACGCTGGAACGCCCAGCGAGATTGCATCGCAAATTTCACAAGAGCTTCCTGCCGAGCAATCCCCCGAAGATCGCTTGGCATGGACCGTAGTTCACGCGTGGTCTTGGTTTCGCGAATCAGACGATCCCACGTTCGAGGAGGTTCCTCAGCAGCAGGCATCTCGCCAAGGTGCCCGACGCGGTCATGCGGTTGCCAATTGGTGCCAACAACGGCTGGGAGCAAACGTTCGTGCGGTCACGATCGAAGAGCTTTTATGGCGTCTCCGAATGGCTCATAATCCCGATGCGACAAAACGACACATTGAGTGA
- a CDS encoding ABC-F family ATP-binding cassette domain-containing protein encodes MPPVISIQNATKRFGTKTLLNSASASITDDHKVGLVGRNGAGKSTLCRAILGDEELEKGEIVLHPKVRLGYLRQHDPFIPGETVVEFLMRDSEQPDWRCGEVAARFEIKGAMLDAPVHNLSGGWQTRVKLTALLLHDPTFLILDEPTNFLDIRTQMLLERFLKSYKGGYLVVSHDRGFLKQTCNQTLELARGKLTLYPGTVEDYIEYREERKLHDQRVNDATKAKQKQLQRFIDKNRAGANTAAQAKNKQKQLDRLELIEIEEEETTAYIRVPQVDAKKGTAVRCEDLSIGYPYRMVADGITLDIEHGARTAVVGDNGQGKTTFLRTIVGSLDPKAGEVKWGHNTEVGVYAQHVYSSLPANDTVEDYLLSVRDPSVNHQQLLNVAGSFLFRGEDVHKKVKVLSGGERARLCLAGLLLGKYNILILDEPGNHLDVETVDSLCEALDSYNGTVIFTSHDRYFVRRIATQIIEVSAGKVTHIPSDYEHYLYRLSQEIDEEDGNQVATEAAGENRDAMMAKEERKQRNKEARAARKEVQKLESKIAKLDDERKELNAKLMSITDPGEAQKVHAKFTAVADEIAELEGKWLEFQEQLEDFDD; translated from the coding sequence GTGCCTCCTGTTATCAGCATTCAGAACGCCACCAAGCGATTCGGTACCAAAACGCTCCTTAACTCAGCCAGCGCGTCGATCACCGACGATCACAAGGTCGGCCTGGTCGGTCGCAACGGAGCCGGCAAATCAACCCTGTGCCGCGCGATCCTGGGGGACGAAGAACTGGAAAAAGGCGAAATCGTTCTTCACCCGAAAGTTCGACTGGGCTATTTGCGTCAGCACGATCCGTTTATCCCCGGCGAGACGGTCGTCGAGTTTTTGATGCGCGATAGTGAGCAGCCAGACTGGCGGTGTGGCGAAGTGGCGGCTCGTTTCGAGATCAAAGGGGCAATGCTCGACGCGCCGGTCCATAATCTTTCCGGTGGTTGGCAAACCCGCGTCAAATTGACTGCCCTGCTGCTGCATGATCCGACGTTCCTCATCCTGGACGAACCAACCAACTTTCTCGACATTCGAACACAGATGCTCTTGGAACGCTTCCTCAAGAGCTACAAGGGTGGCTACCTGGTCGTTTCGCACGATCGCGGCTTTCTGAAGCAAACCTGCAATCAAACGCTGGAGCTTGCTCGCGGCAAGCTCACCCTGTACCCGGGGACCGTGGAAGACTACATCGAGTATCGGGAAGAGCGTAAGCTGCACGATCAACGCGTGAACGATGCAACCAAAGCCAAGCAAAAGCAATTGCAGCGTTTCATCGACAAGAACCGCGCCGGCGCCAACACGGCCGCCCAAGCCAAGAATAAGCAAAAGCAGCTCGACCGCTTGGAATTAATCGAGATTGAAGAAGAAGAAACGACTGCTTACATACGCGTGCCTCAAGTCGATGCCAAGAAGGGAACCGCAGTCCGCTGCGAAGATCTCTCCATCGGCTATCCCTATCGTATGGTGGCGGATGGGATCACACTCGATATTGAACATGGTGCCCGCACAGCAGTCGTGGGTGACAATGGTCAAGGAAAGACGACCTTCCTGCGAACGATAGTCGGTTCACTCGACCCTAAGGCGGGGGAAGTCAAATGGGGGCACAACACCGAAGTGGGTGTTTATGCCCAGCATGTCTACAGCTCGCTCCCAGCGAACGACACTGTGGAAGATTACCTGCTTAGCGTGCGTGATCCATCCGTCAATCACCAGCAGTTGTTGAACGTCGCCGGCAGCTTCCTTTTCCGAGGTGAAGATGTCCACAAGAAGGTGAAAGTGCTTAGCGGTGGCGAGCGAGCTCGATTGTGCCTGGCAGGTCTTCTCCTTGGTAAATACAACATTCTGATCCTCGACGAACCAGGCAACCACTTGGATGTCGAAACGGTCGACTCGCTATGTGAGGCACTCGATAGTTACAACGGCACCGTGATCTTCACCAGTCACGACCGTTATTTCGTTCGACGTATCGCGACTCAAATCATTGAGGTCAGCGCCGGTAAGGTCACGCACATCCCAAGTGATTACGAGCATTACCTCTATCGTCTCAGCCAGGAAATTGACGAAGAGGATGGCAATCAAGTCGCGACGGAAGCTGCCGGGGAAAACCGCGATGCAATGATGGCCAAAGAAGAGAGAAAGCAGCGTAACAAAGAAGCCCGTGCGGCCCGCAAGGAAGTCCAAAAGCTCGAAAGTAAGATCGCCAAACTGGATGACGAACGCAAGGAATTGAACGCCAAGTTGATGTCCATTACCGATCCTGGAGAAGCCCAGAAAGTACACGCAAAGTTCACGGCCGTAGCCGACGAGATCGCGGAGCTGGAAGGCAAGTGGCTGGAGTTTCAAGAGCAGTTGGAAGACTTCGACGACTAA
- a CDS encoding HD-GYP domain-containing protein: MTSTSEIAIQCLGYTPIPVALLSCDEVPMVDLYRKDVETGRLRLYRAANVPMLPEDLERLEQSKVSWLYTPEVDHGEMQLYIRRKLDYLVRDNTLSVRDRFRRLNEVVTGILGSAFEVDETDELMRSSAYVASKAVQLLCEDEMTSGDLIALLHHDYQTVTHSLNVSYMMVSLAREMRIASDSELQSIAVAGLLHDIGKLSVSERILNKSQRLQRREERVAQKHPAHGFRRLCERTDISFGQLMVVYQHHERTTGKGYPVGAVGDEIHPWARLCSVVNVFESLISNRPYRRRYPLTEAFQIMDGPLSAGLDREMYRCWKQLILKK, encoded by the coding sequence ATGACCTCGACATCCGAAATCGCAATCCAGTGCTTGGGCTACACGCCGATCCCGGTTGCGTTGCTTTCTTGCGACGAGGTACCGATGGTCGACTTGTACCGCAAGGACGTAGAGACTGGGCGTTTGCGTTTGTATCGGGCAGCGAACGTTCCGATGCTGCCAGAGGACTTAGAACGGCTTGAGCAGTCCAAGGTGAGCTGGCTCTATACCCCGGAAGTCGATCACGGCGAAATGCAATTGTATATTCGCCGTAAGTTGGATTATCTCGTACGTGACAACACGCTGAGCGTACGAGATCGATTTCGTCGTTTGAATGAGGTAGTCACCGGAATTCTTGGCTCTGCCTTCGAGGTAGACGAAACCGACGAATTGATGCGTAGTTCGGCCTATGTGGCCAGCAAAGCCGTCCAACTGCTTTGCGAAGACGAGATGACCTCCGGCGATCTAATCGCCCTTCTGCACCACGACTATCAAACGGTCACTCACTCGTTGAACGTTTCGTACATGATGGTCAGCCTAGCCCGTGAGATGCGGATCGCATCGGACAGCGAATTGCAGTCGATTGCCGTCGCAGGGCTCTTACATGATATCGGCAAGCTCTCGGTCAGCGAACGAATCCTGAACAAATCACAGCGACTTCAACGTCGCGAAGAACGCGTCGCCCAGAAACACCCCGCACATGGCTTTCGACGTCTGTGTGAACGCACGGATATTTCTTTCGGCCAGTTGATGGTCGTTTACCAGCATCACGAACGAACGACCGGCAAGGGTTATCCCGTTGGTGCCGTCGGTGACGAAATCCATCCGTGGGCTCGTCTGTGCAGCGTGGTCAATGTGTTTGAATCGCTGATTAGCAATCGACCATACCGTCGCCGTTATCCCCTTACCGAAGCTTTTCAGATCATGGACGGTCCGCTTTCTGCGGGCCTCGATCGGGAGATGTATCGATGTTGGAAACAACTTATTCTCAAAAAATGA